In Arthrobacter ramosus, one DNA window encodes the following:
- a CDS encoding response regulator transcription factor: protein MKKNGPEAKLLVVDDEPNIRELLSTSLRFAGFEVVAASNGREALAAAELHAPDLAVLDVMLPDMDGFTVTRRLRAAGKHFPVLFLTAKDDTEDKVTGLTVGGDDYVTKPFSLDEVVARIRAVLRRTQPMEDDDAVIRVDDLELDDDAHEVRRGGTIIELSPTEFKLLRYLMLNPNRVLSKAQILDHVWEYDFNGDASIVESYISYLRRKVDIDPDATALIQTKRGVGYVLRTAEKR, encoded by the coding sequence ATGAAAAAGAACGGCCCCGAAGCCAAGCTCCTCGTCGTCGACGACGAACCCAACATCCGTGAGCTGCTCTCCACCTCGCTGCGTTTTGCTGGCTTTGAGGTCGTTGCGGCGTCGAACGGCCGCGAAGCGCTCGCTGCCGCCGAACTTCACGCCCCGGACCTCGCGGTCCTGGACGTCATGCTCCCCGATATGGATGGGTTCACTGTCACCCGCCGCCTTCGCGCCGCCGGAAAGCATTTCCCTGTCTTGTTCCTGACCGCCAAGGACGACACGGAAGACAAGGTCACGGGCCTGACCGTGGGCGGCGACGACTACGTCACCAAGCCCTTCAGCCTGGATGAAGTGGTGGCCCGGATCCGCGCAGTGCTACGCCGCACGCAGCCGATGGAAGACGACGACGCCGTCATCCGCGTGGATGACCTCGAGCTCGACGACGACGCGCACGAGGTCCGCCGCGGCGGCACCATCATCGAGCTGTCGCCCACCGAGTTCAAGCTGCTGCGCTACCTCATGCTGAACCCCAACCGGGTGCTTTCCAAGGCGCAGATCCTGGACCACGTCTGGGAATACGACTTCAACGGCGACGCCTCGATCGTGGAGTCCTACATTTCCTACCTCCGGCGCAAAGTGGATATTGACCCGGATGCCACTGCCTTGATCCAGACCAAGCGCGGCGTCGGTTACGTACTGCGGACGGCCGAGAAGCGCTGA
- a CDS encoding LysE/ArgO family amino acid transporter translates to MNSPDVFHAAGLGLGTGLALIVAIGAQNAFVLRQGIRGEHIGAIVAVCAISDAALIAAGVLGTGALLTAAPAAVVVLRYVGAAFLVTYGVMAARRILKPQALVSAEPGPSGAGRSGLAAALATVMALTWLNPHVYLDTVLLLGSVANAQGPGLQWWFGAGAMLGSVLWFCSLGFGAKLLRGFFARPASWRFLDGGIAVTMVGLGVGLALGS, encoded by the coding sequence ATGAACTCCCCCGACGTCTTCCACGCTGCCGGCTTGGGCCTCGGCACAGGCCTGGCCCTCATTGTTGCCATCGGCGCCCAAAATGCTTTCGTCCTCCGGCAAGGAATCCGCGGCGAACATATCGGAGCAATCGTTGCCGTGTGCGCCATCTCGGACGCCGCACTCATCGCGGCCGGGGTACTCGGCACAGGCGCCCTGCTCACCGCGGCGCCTGCCGCCGTCGTCGTTCTCCGCTATGTCGGTGCGGCATTCCTGGTCACGTACGGCGTGATGGCGGCACGGCGGATCCTCAAGCCGCAAGCGCTCGTGTCCGCTGAGCCCGGGCCTTCGGGCGCCGGCCGAAGCGGACTGGCGGCAGCGCTGGCAACTGTCATGGCCCTGACATGGCTCAACCCCCACGTCTACCTGGATACCGTGTTGCTCCTGGGATCCGTGGCGAACGCGCAAGGGCCCGGGCTGCAGTGGTGGTTCGGCGCCGGAGCCATGCTGGGCAGTGTTCTATGGTTCTGTTCACTCGGGTTCGGCGCGAAACTGCTGCGCGGCTTCTTTGCGCGCCCGGCGTCGTGGCGGTTCCTCGACGGCGGGATTGCCGTCACCATGGTGGGACTCGGCGTCGGCCTGGCCCTCGGCAGTTAG
- a CDS encoding uracil-DNA glycosylase encodes MAGEEALFELESEDHSAGFEALPGMALEDLMAPDWAAALSGVEDELRSVLAFVAAEAGRGTHVLPAASNILRAFRQPLADVKVLILGQDPYPTPGHAVGLSFAVSGPTRPIPRSLANIYREMESDLGLPPRVHGDLSAWTGQGVLLLNRVLSVAAGAAGSHRGKGWEAITTAAVTAVARRRTTAGQRSPLVAILWGKDAEAVQPLLEGAPVISSAHPSPLSASRGFFGSRPFSRANALLRMQGADPVIWELPPLP; translated from the coding sequence GTGGCAGGCGAAGAAGCGTTATTTGAGCTTGAATCCGAGGATCACTCCGCCGGGTTCGAGGCACTCCCGGGAATGGCCTTGGAGGATCTCATGGCACCGGACTGGGCTGCGGCGCTCTCCGGCGTCGAGGACGAGTTGCGCTCGGTGCTGGCCTTCGTGGCGGCCGAGGCCGGCCGCGGAACCCACGTGCTGCCTGCAGCGTCCAACATCCTTCGTGCCTTCCGGCAGCCTCTGGCAGACGTCAAGGTGCTGATCCTGGGCCAGGACCCCTACCCAACGCCGGGACACGCCGTCGGGCTCTCTTTCGCGGTTTCCGGGCCAACCCGGCCCATCCCCCGCAGCCTCGCAAACATCTACCGGGAGATGGAGTCCGATCTGGGGCTACCGCCGCGGGTCCACGGCGATCTTTCGGCCTGGACGGGCCAGGGAGTACTCCTCCTGAACAGGGTGCTCAGTGTCGCGGCCGGCGCGGCCGGCTCGCACCGGGGCAAAGGCTGGGAGGCCATCACGACGGCGGCGGTCACCGCCGTCGCCCGCCGCCGCACCACTGCCGGGCAGCGGAGTCCGCTCGTCGCGATCCTGTGGGGCAAGGACGCTGAAGCCGTTCAGCCACTGCTTGAAGGCGCCCCTGTGATCTCTTCCGCGCACCCCAGCCCGCTCTCCGCGTCGCGGGGTTTCTTCGGCTCGCGCCCGTTCAGCCGGGCCAACGCCCTGCTCCGTATGCAAGGCGCAGATCCCGTCATCTGGGAGCTTCCACCGCTGCCCTAG
- a CDS encoding siderophore-interacting protein: MTSLPATSSASRNARPQVNLTVLRTEQLSPHMVRIIAGGPGFAGYANNDFVDRYVKIVFPQPGVDYELPLDLWAIRETMPREQWPYTRTYTVRWVDQAAQELAIDFVVHGDEGLAGPWALAAQPGDTLVFTGPGGAYNPAPDADWYLFAGDDAALPAIAAAIESLPADAKGLAYLEVDSDADILGITAPDGVELRWLLRSGVPAGSSSILLDALGEAEWLPGRVDVFAHGERGYMKGLRDIFFKQRGLERSQVSLSGYWAQGRVEDDFQAEKKLPIGQI, translated from the coding sequence ATGACATCTTTGCCCGCGACGTCGTCTGCATCCCGCAATGCCCGCCCCCAAGTGAACCTGACTGTGCTGCGCACGGAACAGCTTTCGCCCCACATGGTGCGCATCATTGCCGGTGGACCCGGTTTTGCGGGTTATGCGAACAACGACTTCGTGGACCGGTATGTGAAGATCGTGTTCCCGCAGCCCGGCGTCGACTATGAGCTGCCCCTGGATCTTTGGGCCATCCGCGAGACCATGCCACGCGAACAGTGGCCCTACACCCGCACCTACACCGTCCGTTGGGTGGACCAAGCTGCGCAGGAACTGGCAATCGACTTTGTGGTCCACGGCGACGAGGGCCTTGCAGGCCCGTGGGCCCTCGCAGCCCAGCCCGGAGACACGCTTGTTTTCACGGGTCCCGGCGGCGCCTACAACCCGGCGCCCGACGCCGACTGGTACCTTTTCGCGGGCGACGACGCTGCGCTCCCGGCGATTGCCGCGGCGATCGAATCCCTGCCGGCCGACGCCAAGGGCCTTGCTTACCTCGAAGTCGATAGCGACGCCGACATCCTTGGCATCACGGCGCCCGACGGCGTGGAGTTGCGCTGGCTTCTTCGCTCCGGGGTCCCGGCAGGATCAAGCTCGATCCTGCTTGATGCCTTGGGCGAAGCCGAGTGGCTGCCCGGCCGCGTCGACGTGTTTGCGCATGGTGAGCGCGGCTATATGAAGGGGCTGCGGGACATCTTCTTCAAGCAGCGTGGGCTGGAGCGTTCCCAAGTATCGCTTTCCGGATACTGGGCCCAGGGACGCGTTGAGGACGATTTCCAGGCGGAGAAGAAACTCCCGATCGGACAGATCTAG
- a CDS encoding WXG100 family type VII secretion target, producing the protein MSVISVDTELLQLKSASVKATVDRISADVQAMKRGLDELQATWKGSAANNFQVLVSEWTLTQSKVEASLASINLALSSAAASYLQTEQGNTRRFSY; encoded by the coding sequence ATGAGCGTTATATCCGTCGATACAGAACTTCTCCAGCTCAAGTCCGCCAGCGTCAAAGCCACTGTGGATCGCATCAGCGCCGACGTCCAAGCGATGAAACGTGGCCTGGACGAGCTCCAAGCCACCTGGAAGGGATCAGCGGCCAACAATTTCCAGGTCCTCGTCTCGGAGTGGACGTTGACCCAGAGCAAGGTGGAGGCCTCACTGGCATCCATCAACCTGGCACTGTCCTCCGCCGCGGCAAGCTACCTCCAGACCGAGCAAGGCAACACCCGGCGGTTCAGCTACTAA
- a CDS encoding LytR C-terminal domain-containing protein, with protein sequence MTKFARDEFDRVPQSSSRQGVHRLVASASRPALWPVLLLGGIALAVGLVAFLVLPKLGFTSSTTPQAVVTADASKQSAAASPSASSSAQASSQPSPGDTPSSAPTPTAATPSTAPLDKTAAVAVYNGTTTGGLAARVAGLVQGGGWPLSTVANWGGMPQQTSSVFYKGAAQKGNAEALGKLLGISNLVDSAEFQQPVVVILGPGYK encoded by the coding sequence ATGACCAAATTTGCCCGGGATGAATTCGACCGTGTCCCGCAGAGCTCATCGCGCCAAGGTGTCCACAGGCTCGTCGCGTCCGCTTCCCGGCCCGCCCTGTGGCCGGTGCTGCTCCTGGGCGGCATCGCGCTGGCCGTAGGCCTCGTTGCGTTCCTCGTCCTCCCGAAGCTTGGCTTCACCTCATCGACGACGCCGCAAGCCGTCGTCACCGCGGACGCCTCCAAGCAAAGCGCCGCGGCGTCACCTTCCGCAAGCAGCTCTGCGCAGGCATCCAGCCAGCCGAGCCCGGGCGACACTCCGTCCAGCGCCCCGACACCCACTGCAGCAACCCCCAGCACGGCGCCATTGGACAAGACGGCGGCAGTCGCGGTCTACAACGGCACCACCACTGGTGGCTTGGCTGCCCGCGTGGCCGGCCTCGTTCAAGGCGGGGGCTGGCCGTTGTCCACCGTCGCAAACTGGGGCGGCATGCCCCAGCAGACGTCGTCCGTCTTCTACAAAGGCGCAGCCCAGAAGGGCAATGCCGAAGCCCTCGGAAAATTGCTGGGCATTTCCAACCTTGTGGACAGCGCAGAATTCCAGCAGCCCGTGGTTGTCATTCTGGGCCCCGGCTACAAGTAG
- a CDS encoding DUF3263 domain-containing protein, translating to MAEPAREPMASEATGLVLEDLSGGLRSDSPLGEREQQMLALERQWWKYAGAKEQAVRELFDLSATHYYQLLNALIDTEEALAHDPMLVKRLRRLRMSRQRARTARRLGSDA from the coding sequence GTGGCAGAACCCGCACGGGAACCCATGGCGTCCGAAGCAACTGGATTGGTGCTCGAAGACCTGTCCGGCGGACTCCGCAGCGACTCGCCGCTGGGCGAGCGTGAACAGCAGATGCTCGCCCTGGAGAGGCAATGGTGGAAGTACGCCGGGGCCAAGGAACAGGCCGTCAGGGAACTCTTCGATCTCTCCGCGACCCACTACTACCAGCTGCTCAATGCCCTCATCGACACCGAGGAAGCACTGGCGCACGATCCTATGCTGGTCAAGAGATTGCGTAGACTACGTATGTCACGTCAGAGGGCCCGCACAGCGCGCCGTCTCGGTTCCGACGCATAG
- a CDS encoding ABC transporter substrate-binding protein, with translation MGVSATGLSQPFGTQPLGGRRSRVVSLLAGFAALALGLAGCSAPIGNARLSSVTPSGDGVLRVGVILDNTGSSAFLNESELAAAKLAVKQVNDAGGYKGHPVELLPASAASEGSSAAAFTADTAAQAKALLSAHADVVVGPTDSSHAPAAIDVLSPARIPLISPANTASGLSSYKNGGFYFRTSAADAAQGSVLAKLAHDAGANRISVLHEAGDYGTRVSGAVMDAARGLGMNAVSNAEFTPGKAAPAAAGIKSGTPDAVVVVARDGAQGALAELLNAGLRGKSLILSDGAIRQYGTALGAGGLDGALGILPGVFPSAEFQADLTGIDPKLKDTTYAAETYDAVTLAALAAAAAGDDAGGSIAAWLTTVSGGTRPASGDAATKERTSCTSYKDCLEVLKGPKLPDYDGESGTIGFDANGDVTSSNYIVFTYGADNTARVSGKETASRTP, from the coding sequence GTGGGTGTTTCGGCAACAGGGCTGTCCCAGCCCTTTGGAACCCAGCCCCTTGGAGGACGCCGGTCCCGGGTAGTTTCTCTTCTTGCAGGCTTCGCAGCCTTGGCCCTTGGACTGGCCGGATGTTCCGCCCCCATCGGCAACGCCAGGCTCAGCTCCGTTACCCCGAGCGGCGACGGCGTCCTGCGCGTCGGCGTGATTCTGGACAACACCGGTAGCTCCGCATTCCTCAATGAGTCCGAGCTGGCGGCGGCCAAGTTGGCTGTCAAGCAGGTCAACGACGCAGGCGGATACAAAGGCCACCCTGTCGAGTTGCTTCCGGCGTCGGCGGCCAGCGAAGGCAGCAGCGCGGCGGCCTTCACTGCCGATACCGCGGCGCAAGCCAAGGCGTTGCTCTCGGCCCACGCCGACGTCGTTGTCGGGCCAACGGATTCCAGCCATGCTCCCGCCGCCATCGATGTGCTGTCTCCCGCCCGGATTCCGCTCATCTCGCCGGCCAACACGGCGTCGGGGCTGAGCAGCTACAAGAATGGCGGCTTCTACTTCCGTACTTCGGCCGCTGACGCCGCACAGGGCAGCGTTTTGGCGAAGCTTGCCCACGACGCCGGCGCCAACAGGATTTCCGTCCTCCACGAAGCCGGGGACTACGGTACGCGCGTCTCCGGAGCGGTCATGGACGCTGCCCGCGGCCTCGGAATGAACGCCGTGTCCAACGCGGAATTCACGCCTGGCAAAGCAGCTCCCGCCGCGGCGGGCATCAAGTCCGGCACGCCGGACGCCGTCGTCGTGGTTGCCCGTGATGGTGCCCAGGGCGCCCTGGCCGAGCTCCTGAACGCGGGGCTGAGAGGCAAGAGCCTGATCCTGAGTGACGGTGCCATCCGCCAATATGGAACAGCGCTCGGTGCCGGCGGCCTCGACGGCGCGCTGGGAATTCTTCCAGGCGTCTTCCCGAGTGCGGAGTTCCAAGCCGATCTGACTGGCATCGACCCCAAACTCAAGGACACGACGTACGCCGCCGAGACGTACGACGCCGTCACCCTCGCGGCGCTTGCGGCCGCAGCGGCGGGCGACGACGCCGGTGGCTCGATCGCGGCCTGGCTCACCACTGTGTCCGGCGGGACGCGTCCGGCGTCCGGCGATGCGGCAACGAAAGAACGCACGTCCTGTACGTCATACAAGGACTGCCTCGAGGTGCTGAAGGGGCCCAAGCTCCCGGATTACGACGGCGAGTCCGGCACCATCGGGTTCGACGCCAACGGCGACGTTACCTCGTCCAATTACATCGTCTTCACCTACGGAGCTGACAACACTGCGCGCGTGAGCGGCAAGGAGACCGCCTCGCGGACTCCGTGA
- a CDS encoding sensor histidine kinase: MFNRWKSASLRSQLVAIIMGLLLLALAATGAGTLTLVKSYLQGQVDDKLKAAVQIAQQQQSFANLSEAGPAVPTDYSLTLYVQGQPPYPFGGSKTDRPSIATISPVEAKNRNYAPFQVNGTAGGDWRVVAVNVVDNRTGQNAVVIVGLPLSPVDRVMEHATLVVVGVGLLTLVLAFFIATWTVARSFRPLSRVEKTAAAIAAGDLSRRVEVENPVTEVGRLGASLNAMLAHIEASFAARAASEARMRRFAADASHELRTPLVTIRGFSELYRHGALATPEDVGTAMGRIESEAKRMGSMVEDLLLLARLDEQRPLQLKPVDLHLLANDAVVDSLATSGERKISLTGLDGGAAAPAPVQGDEAKLRQVLGNLVGNALRYTPEGTPIELAVGVRNTPGGPLSVLEVRDHGSGIPAEELPRIFERFYRADTSRTRETGGSGLGLAIVAAIVGSHGGTVRVEETDGGGATLIVSLPFQDDVSEVPEDAGIAEAEISD; this comes from the coding sequence TTGTTCAACCGTTGGAAGTCGGCCTCCCTCAGGTCGCAGCTGGTCGCCATCATCATGGGGCTGCTGCTCCTTGCCTTGGCCGCCACGGGCGCCGGGACGCTGACCCTCGTCAAGAGCTACCTCCAAGGGCAAGTGGATGACAAGCTCAAGGCTGCTGTCCAGATCGCCCAGCAACAGCAATCTTTCGCCAACCTGTCTGAGGCGGGCCCTGCCGTGCCCACGGACTATTCCCTGACGCTCTACGTCCAGGGCCAGCCACCCTATCCCTTCGGCGGCAGCAAGACCGACCGGCCGAGCATCGCCACCATCAGCCCGGTTGAAGCCAAGAACCGCAATTACGCACCCTTCCAGGTGAACGGCACCGCCGGCGGCGATTGGCGTGTGGTGGCGGTCAACGTCGTGGACAACCGGACCGGGCAAAACGCGGTGGTGATCGTCGGGCTGCCCCTGTCCCCCGTGGACAGAGTCATGGAACACGCTACCCTCGTGGTGGTCGGCGTCGGACTCTTGACCTTGGTGCTCGCGTTCTTCATCGCCACCTGGACTGTTGCACGTTCCTTCCGTCCCCTCTCCCGCGTTGAAAAGACGGCAGCTGCTATCGCTGCCGGTGATCTCTCACGCCGCGTGGAGGTCGAAAACCCTGTCACCGAAGTCGGTCGCTTGGGTGCTTCACTCAACGCTATGCTCGCCCACATCGAGGCGTCCTTCGCGGCCCGGGCGGCTTCCGAGGCCAGGATGCGGCGATTCGCCGCCGATGCCTCCCACGAACTGCGGACCCCCTTGGTCACCATCCGCGGCTTCTCCGAGCTCTACCGCCACGGCGCCCTTGCCACGCCGGAAGATGTGGGCACCGCGATGGGCAGGATCGAGAGCGAAGCCAAGCGGATGGGATCCATGGTGGAAGACCTGCTCCTGCTTGCCCGCCTGGACGAACAACGTCCCTTACAGCTCAAGCCGGTCGATCTGCACCTGCTGGCGAACGACGCCGTCGTGGACTCACTCGCAACGTCCGGCGAGCGGAAGATTTCGCTCACGGGGCTCGACGGCGGAGCGGCGGCGCCTGCCCCGGTCCAGGGTGACGAAGCCAAGCTTCGCCAGGTTCTCGGAAACCTGGTGGGCAACGCCCTGCGCTACACCCCCGAAGGAACGCCGATTGAGCTCGCAGTCGGGGTGCGGAACACGCCCGGTGGTCCGTTATCCGTTCTTGAGGTCCGGGACCACGGCAGCGGCATTCCGGCCGAGGAACTGCCCCGGATCTTCGAGCGCTTCTACAGGGCGGACACTTCACGCACGCGGGAGACCGGCGGCAGCGGGCTCGGTCTCGCGATCGTTGCGGCAATTGTGGGGTCCCACGGCGGTACCGTCAGGGTCGAAGAGACCGACGGCGGCGGGGCCACCCTGATTGTCAGCCTCCCCTTCCAGGACGACGTGTCCGAGGTGCCTGAAGATGCGGGTATTGCCGAGGCGGAGATCTCCGACTAG
- a CDS encoding ribonuclease HI family protein codes for MTIIAAADGSALGNPGPAGWAWYVNDSCWRAGGWPHGTNNQGELMAVLDLFRSTAHVPDEELKILCDSQYVINCITKWIPGWKRKGWRKADGKPVLNVDLLKDIDQAIVGRKYTFEWVKGHAGHDLNEAADDRARAVATAFQQGTAAPGGPGYPGAGEAARSMPRTPSARTPSVRTAPVEAPSLFDDDHDDADAPDEDLTLFGGQDLLSGSSLPNAPAVFTEQATFIEPTLFAGDDEEAVLGQAGGRSDEETVILLERELLRPDVRGDLGRTGILLHPDFTEIGSSGRVWSRDELMMALEGNPGETAEVEMISADRLSSNTMLLSYRSYGRTGSALRSSIWLLDDGRWRLRFHQSTPEK; via the coding sequence ATGACGATTATTGCTGCCGCCGATGGTTCTGCCCTCGGCAATCCCGGGCCTGCCGGTTGGGCCTGGTACGTGAACGACTCGTGCTGGAGGGCCGGCGGGTGGCCGCACGGAACCAACAACCAGGGCGAGCTCATGGCGGTGCTCGACCTCTTCCGGTCCACGGCACATGTTCCCGATGAAGAGCTGAAGATTCTCTGCGACAGCCAGTACGTCATCAATTGCATCACCAAGTGGATTCCGGGATGGAAGCGCAAGGGCTGGCGCAAAGCGGACGGAAAGCCCGTCTTGAACGTCGATCTCCTCAAGGACATCGACCAGGCCATTGTTGGCCGCAAGTACACGTTCGAGTGGGTCAAAGGCCACGCCGGCCACGACCTCAACGAGGCCGCCGACGATCGCGCCCGTGCGGTCGCCACCGCGTTCCAGCAGGGAACAGCCGCTCCTGGCGGACCGGGCTATCCGGGAGCTGGTGAAGCTGCACGGTCCATGCCCCGAACGCCATCGGCCCGCACGCCGTCAGTCCGCACAGCGCCTGTGGAGGCGCCCTCGCTTTTCGATGACGACCACGACGACGCCGATGCCCCGGATGAAGACCTCACATTGTTCGGCGGTCAGGACCTCTTGAGCGGGTCGTCCTTGCCTAACGCGCCGGCGGTGTTCACGGAGCAGGCGACGTTCATCGAGCCCACGTTGTTCGCCGGTGACGACGAAGAAGCGGTCCTTGGCCAGGCCGGCGGGCGCTCGGACGAGGAAACGGTCATTCTTCTTGAGAGGGAGCTCCTGAGGCCCGACGTCAGGGGAGACCTTGGGCGTACGGGGATCCTGCTCCACCCGGACTTCACTGAGATTGGCAGCTCCGGACGTGTCTGGTCCCGCGACGAGCTCATGATGGCGTTGGAGGGCAATCCAGGCGAAACCGCGGAGGTAGAGATGATTTCCGCAGATCGCCTCTCCAGCAACACCATGCTGCTCAGCTACAGAAGTTATGGGCGAACCGGCTCGGCATTGCGGAGTTCGATCTGGTTGCTGGATGACGGCCGCTGGCGTTTGCGCTTCCACCAGTCGACGCCGGAGAAGTAA
- the groL gene encoding chaperonin GroEL (60 kDa chaperone family; promotes refolding of misfolded polypeptides especially under stressful conditions; forms two stacked rings of heptamers to form a barrel-shaped 14mer; ends can be capped by GroES; misfolded proteins enter the barrel where they are refolded when GroES binds), with product MAKIIAFDEEARRGLERGLNILADAVKVTLGPRGRNVVLEKKWGAPTITNDGVSIAKEIELDDPFEKIGAELVKEVAKKTDDVAGDGTTTATVLAQALVKEGLRNVAAGADPLSLKRGIEKAVEAVIRELLASAKEIETKEEIAATASISAGDSEIGNLIAEALDKVGKEGVITVEESNTFGLELELTEGMRFDKGYISAYFVTDAERQETVLEDPYILIVNSKISNVKELVAVLEKVMQSNKPLLIIAEDIEGEALATLIVNKIRGTFKSVAVKAPGFGDRRKAQLADIAILTGGQVISSEVGLSLENATLELLGNARKVVVTKDETTIVEGAGDADAIAGRVAQIRAEIENSDSDYDREKLQERLAKLAGGVAVIKAGAATEVELKERKHRIEDAVRNAKAAVEEGIVAGGGVALIQAGAKAFANLQLEGDEATGANIVRVAIDAPLKQIAYNAGLEPGVVIDKVRGLPSGHGLNAATGVYEDLLAAGVNDPVKVTRSALQNAASIAGLFLTTEAVVADKPEKNAPSMGGGDDMGGMGGF from the coding sequence ATGGCCAAGATCATTGCATTTGATGAAGAGGCGCGCCGCGGTCTCGAGCGGGGTCTGAACATCCTCGCCGACGCCGTCAAGGTCACCCTCGGCCCGCGTGGACGCAACGTCGTCCTCGAAAAGAAATGGGGCGCCCCCACGATCACCAACGATGGCGTTTCCATCGCTAAAGAGATCGAACTGGACGACCCGTTCGAGAAGATCGGCGCAGAGCTGGTCAAGGAAGTTGCCAAGAAGACGGACGACGTCGCTGGCGACGGCACCACCACTGCCACCGTCCTGGCCCAGGCCCTCGTCAAGGAAGGCCTGCGCAACGTAGCTGCCGGCGCCGACCCGCTGTCCCTCAAGCGCGGCATCGAGAAGGCTGTTGAAGCCGTTATCCGCGAGCTGCTCGCCTCCGCCAAGGAGATCGAGACCAAGGAAGAGATCGCAGCCACGGCTTCCATCTCCGCCGGCGACTCCGAAATCGGTAACCTCATTGCTGAAGCCCTGGACAAGGTCGGCAAGGAAGGCGTCATCACGGTCGAGGAGTCCAACACCTTCGGCCTGGAGCTCGAGCTCACCGAAGGCATGCGCTTCGACAAGGGTTACATCTCCGCTTACTTCGTCACCGACGCAGAGCGCCAGGAAACGGTCCTCGAAGACCCGTACATCCTGATCGTCAACTCCAAGATCTCCAACGTGAAGGAACTCGTTGCGGTCCTGGAGAAGGTCATGCAGTCGAACAAGCCGCTGCTGATCATCGCCGAAGACATCGAGGGCGAGGCCCTGGCCACCCTGATCGTCAACAAGATCCGTGGCACCTTCAAGTCCGTTGCCGTCAAGGCTCCGGGCTTCGGTGACCGCCGCAAGGCACAGCTCGCCGACATTGCGATCCTCACCGGTGGCCAGGTAATCTCTTCGGAGGTCGGCCTCAGCCTCGAGAACGCAACCCTCGAACTGCTCGGCAACGCCCGCAAGGTTGTTGTCACCAAGGACGAAACCACCATCGTCGAAGGTGCCGGCGACGCCGACGCTATCGCCGGCCGCGTGGCACAGATCCGTGCCGAGATCGAGAACTCCGATTCCGACTACGACCGCGAGAAGCTGCAGGAGCGCCTGGCCAAGCTGGCCGGCGGCGTTGCAGTCATCAAGGCCGGTGCCGCAACCGAGGTAGAGCTCAAGGAACGCAAGCACCGCATTGAGGACGCAGTCCGCAACGCAAAGGCTGCCGTTGAAGAAGGCATCGTCGCCGGTGGTGGCGTTGCCCTCATCCAGGCCGGTGCCAAGGCATTCGCGAACCTGCAGCTCGAAGGCGACGAAGCAACGGGCGCCAACATCGTCCGCGTTGCCATCGACGCTCCGCTCAAGCAGATCGCTTACAACGCTGGCCTCGAGCCGGGCGTTGTCATCGACAAGGTCCGCGGCCTGCCGTCGGGCCACGGCCTGAACGCTGCAACCGGCGTTTACGAGGACCTGCTGGCCGCCGGCGTCAACGACCCCGTAAAGGTCACCCGCTCGGCTCTCCAGAACGCTGCCTCGATCGCTGGTCTGTTCCTGACCACCGAGGCCGTTGTTGCCGACAAGCCGGAGAAGAACGCTCCGTCTATGGGTGGCGGCGACGACATGGGCGGCATGGGCGGCTTCTAA
- a CDS encoding cold-shock protein → MALGTVKWFNAEKGYGFITVDESGDEIFVHWSAIQMDGFRALEEGQRVDFELGEGQKGPQAESVRLI, encoded by the coding sequence ATGGCTTTGGGAACCGTCAAATGGTTCAATGCCGAAAAGGGCTACGGATTCATCACCGTGGATGAGTCCGGTGACGAAATCTTTGTGCATTGGTCCGCCATCCAGATGGATGGCTTCCGTGCGCTCGAAGAAGGACAACGGGTCGACTTCGAACTGGGCGAGGGCCAGAAGGGCCCGCAGGCAGAAAGCGTGCGGCTTATCTAG